The Spirochaetota bacterium genome has a segment encoding these proteins:
- a CDS encoding exodeoxyribonuclease V subunit gamma has product MPIQFFFSNSIEALTHNLADEIARHGDPFDPLTIIVPNPYVQKWIQLKIAERNGIFMNVTFRFLNDGLWELLDYRNPDKKKPSLLDQKDIQLLLYHAIASINPQNEHCRLIRQYLFDTDNTKKSDYDYKIFQLSSRLARYFMEYELYRSDMIHSWMMGALNLNNDIESAQCHLYRTLFSKGGYRDSILKTWFTLPQYWNHLSGKHSDCSPKRCIIFGESHLSPFHASMIFELGKNNSIVMYQINPCSEFWEDIPTPGEERWQRIRSIPIEETQDGSALFSDENENPLLKLWGKTGRETIKLLSIIEEAGSRDGFCTSHWIAPKQNQPASTTLAIVQDQILRRSTWIDPDARINQDTTIQIASCTELYREVEAVFNSILYNLERDSTLRMTDIAIMVPDMALYGPVIHSIFSREPRRLSYSIIDSTAITDSLFAQAVVSLIEIAAGSFTRSEVISLVRNPCFYKAHAMTLDDIMDWLSWVEKLNIYRGFEKNEALDPEQNLFTWRQGLLRLRYGRIMETRASSIHEGRFLDFNNIIPFSDIASGDQRLIDTFNDAIELLHVKTKGLGSLEASPLEWVNHVKTLIAEFLTIPADRPDETNVYSSLMEDLNRFAILEQLTVTNERPLLSITALKEFIIDALTGITSAQGSYLTSGINISALVPQRHIPFKIVYIMGMQEGLFPGPRDLSTLNLMTQARKIGDTTRPDINRYHFLEILLAAREKLYITYISKDLQKDQDFNPNSVIGQLITYVSNHVVKNTFNIITIPPSGSSIDYLRHGPAFIEYSDLIQADLRGSYQPVNYSESDRLIMLNKLSRLYSLDERVAIQLSDRLQNKTPDFSIPRAKEATQPVTASVSFNDIRSFLMNPAESALRWHLSIYDTESDDRAVEATEPFFSVYPSNHEFIINSLTFALRSKNATDLKTYMGNYYRHLKLMGFMPIGAFSDIDYNSLQADVQRRFCNGHNLLDFILARNSYTWHQAVSIGPNKSGIVPDKFFPSIQCPVTDHDLTITVELSGSLPAIWKNPETGDSETLVMTNSSKPSVLHLILPFIFYVAAASNYNADFGELIGSGSFTIHVSHQKGISSYPFKLTESESRHYLHSLLKDFLNAENFDLLPIPILSDKRIIHIPTVHEDPDEEGIAGYRQTLVDMIDDDAEKMYPLYRPMALLDLVEPEVPADAYIKVRNRFGILFTSFIGSDHSDE; this is encoded by the coding sequence ATGCCAATACAATTTTTTTTCAGCAACTCCATTGAAGCATTGACTCATAACCTTGCCGATGAAATAGCTCGGCACGGGGACCCCTTCGATCCCTTGACCATAATTGTGCCAAACCCCTATGTTCAGAAATGGATTCAACTCAAGATCGCAGAGCGTAACGGCATTTTCATGAATGTCACGTTTCGTTTCCTCAATGACGGTCTATGGGAATTGCTGGATTATCGGAACCCGGACAAAAAAAAACCTTCCCTCCTGGATCAAAAAGATATACAGCTGTTGCTGTATCATGCGATAGCCTCCATCAATCCTCAAAATGAACATTGCAGGCTCATACGACAATACCTGTTCGACACTGATAATACAAAGAAAAGCGATTATGATTATAAGATATTCCAGTTATCATCAAGGCTTGCCCGTTACTTCATGGAATACGAATTGTACCGTTCAGACATGATCCATTCCTGGATGATGGGTGCCCTCAATTTGAACAACGACATTGAGTCAGCCCAATGCCATCTCTATCGAACGCTTTTTTCAAAAGGTGGGTACCGGGATTCAATTCTTAAAACATGGTTTACCCTTCCCCAGTACTGGAACCACCTCTCAGGAAAGCATTCAGACTGTTCTCCCAAAAGGTGTATCATCTTCGGCGAATCACATCTTTCACCATTCCATGCATCGATGATTTTCGAACTCGGGAAAAATAATTCAATTGTCATGTATCAGATCAATCCCTGTTCCGAATTCTGGGAAGATATCCCCACCCCCGGTGAAGAGCGGTGGCAACGAATTCGTTCTATCCCCATAGAAGAAACGCAGGATGGATCAGCATTATTCTCTGATGAAAATGAAAATCCGCTCCTCAAGCTATGGGGTAAGACCGGAAGAGAAACCATAAAACTCCTGAGCATTATTGAAGAAGCCGGCAGCAGGGACGGTTTCTGCACCTCTCACTGGATTGCTCCGAAACAAAACCAACCGGCTAGCACAACCCTTGCCATTGTCCAAGATCAGATTTTGCGAAGGTCAACGTGGATTGATCCCGACGCCCGTATAAATCAGGATACCACCATTCAGATTGCATCCTGTACCGAGCTATACCGCGAGGTGGAAGCCGTATTTAACAGCATACTGTATAACCTTGAACGCGACAGTACCCTCAGAATGACCGATATTGCCATAATGGTCCCTGACATGGCCCTCTATGGGCCGGTCATCCATTCCATTTTCTCCCGCGAGCCACGACGCCTTTCCTACAGCATAATCGATTCCACCGCCATCACAGACAGCCTCTTCGCACAGGCGGTGGTGTCCCTTATTGAAATCGCAGCCGGGTCCTTCACCCGTTCAGAGGTGATCTCTCTCGTTCGCAATCCCTGTTTTTACAAGGCCCACGCCATGACCCTTGACGACATCATGGATTGGCTTTCCTGGGTTGAAAAACTCAATATTTACCGCGGCTTTGAAAAAAACGAAGCGCTAGACCCGGAGCAGAATTTATTTACCTGGCGCCAGGGACTTCTCAGACTCCGCTATGGGAGAATAATGGAAACGAGGGCATCTTCAATCCACGAGGGCAGATTTCTTGATTTCAACAATATCATTCCATTTTCGGATATCGCCAGCGGTGACCAGCGTCTCATTGATACGTTCAATGACGCCATTGAACTTCTCCATGTTAAAACTAAAGGGCTCGGTTCCCTTGAGGCATCGCCTCTCGAATGGGTCAATCATGTTAAAACACTGATAGCAGAATTCCTGACCATTCCAGCGGATAGGCCCGATGAAACCAATGTCTATTCCAGCCTCATGGAAGATCTGAACCGATTTGCCATCCTCGAACAACTCACTGTTACCAATGAACGGCCATTGCTGTCCATCACCGCTCTGAAAGAATTCATCATTGATGCCCTCACCGGCATTACCAGTGCTCAGGGAAGCTATTTAACCAGCGGTATAAACATATCAGCCCTGGTTCCACAGCGGCATATTCCTTTCAAGATCGTCTATATCATGGGCATGCAGGAAGGATTGTTCCCAGGCCCCAGGGATCTTTCGACCCTGAATCTGATGACCCAGGCTCGAAAGATCGGCGATACGACACGTCCCGACATCAACCGGTATCATTTTCTTGAAATCCTTCTTGCCGCAAGAGAAAAGCTCTATATCACCTATATTTCCAAGGACCTTCAGAAGGATCAGGATTTTAATCCTAACTCGGTAATCGGTCAGCTTATAACCTATGTAAGCAATCATGTCGTAAAAAATACATTTAATATAATTACCATTCCGCCATCTGGAAGCAGTATTGACTACCTGCGTCATGGTCCGGCTTTCATTGAATATTCAGACCTGATTCAGGCCGATTTACGCGGCTCATATCAACCTGTTAATTACAGTGAATCTGACAGACTTATTATGCTCAATAAATTATCACGCCTGTATTCATTGGATGAACGAGTAGCCATTCAACTCTCAGACCGCTTGCAAAACAAAACTCCTGATTTTTCCATCCCCCGGGCTAAAGAAGCAACACAGCCTGTAACTGCATCCGTTTCATTCAATGACATCAGATCATTCTTGATGAACCCGGCCGAATCTGCCCTGCGGTGGCATCTTTCAATATATGACACTGAATCAGATGATCGTGCCGTTGAAGCCACTGAGCCCTTTTTCTCCGTCTACCCGTCAAATCATGAATTTATCATCAATTCTCTTACATTTGCTCTCAGATCAAAAAATGCCACTGATCTTAAAACATATATGGGCAACTATTATCGGCACTTGAAGCTCATGGGTTTTATGCCGATCGGTGCCTTCAGTGATATTGATTATAATTCGTTGCAGGCAGATGTGCAAAGGCGCTTCTGTAACGGCCATAATCTCCTGGACTTTATTCTTGCCCGGAATTCCTATACCTGGCATCAGGCTGTGTCAATCGGCCCAAATAAGTCAGGCATAGTGCCAGACAAGTTTTTTCCATCAATTCAATGTCCTGTTACCGACCATGATCTAACTATTACCGTAGAGCTGAGCGGATCACTCCCTGCAATTTGGAAAAACCCAGAGACAGGCGATTCTGAAACATTGGTTATGACCAACAGTTCAAAGCCTTCAGTTCTTCATCTCATCCTTCCATTCATATTCTATGTTGCTGCCGCATCCAATTACAATGCGGATTTTGGAGAACTTATAGGCTCAGGATCCTTTACCATCCATGTGTCGCATCAAAAAGGGATATCGTCCTATCCCTTTAAACTGACCGAATCAGAGAGCAGGCACTACCTGCATTCTCTTTTAAAAGATTTCCTTAACGCAGAGAACTTCGACCTGCTCCCCATTCCGATACTGAGTGATAAAAGAATTATACACATTCCCACCGTGCATGAAGACCCTGATGAAGAAGGGATAGCCGGATACCGTCAGACCCTCGTGGACATGATCGACGATGATGCCGAGAAGATGTATCCGCTCTACCGGCCCATGGCGCTTCTCGATCTTGTAGAACCAGAGGTTCCCGCTGATGCGTACATTAAAGTCCGCAACCGTTTCGGGATCCTTTTCACCTCATTTATCGGGAGTGACCATAGTGACGAATGA
- a CDS encoding HAD family hydrolase: MTDPLITTAPENRSYDKAFLIDMDGVINRGSSLIPGSLQFVDRLQRANHKFLFLTNNSYYTPEQLNRNLCNLGIEAGEDHFYTSAMAVASFLLYQKPGCSAYVIGGKGLQVELEKAHITITRDNPDYVIVGETEKYDYAKIVEATLLIGEGSRFIATNPDITGPTERGPVPACGALVAPIEKVTGMAPYFLGKPNPAMMYWARKKLGVHSASCFMIGDRMDTDIIAGIESGMTTCLVLSGITTREMAHRFPYQPDYIFMNIGEIDPDSILPRRDRVE, translated from the coding sequence ATGACCGATCCATTGATCACCACAGCCCCGGAAAACAGGAGCTATGACAAGGCGTTCCTCATTGACATGGACGGTGTCATAAACCGCGGAAGTTCCCTCATTCCCGGATCCCTTCAATTTGTCGATCGACTCCAGAGGGCCAATCACAAATTTCTTTTCCTGACGAATAACTCGTACTACACCCCTGAACAGCTCAACCGTAATCTCTGCAACCTAGGCATTGAAGCGGGAGAGGATCACTTCTACACGTCAGCCATGGCGGTGGCGAGCTTCTTATTGTACCAGAAACCGGGCTGTTCCGCCTATGTGATAGGCGGCAAAGGCCTCCAGGTTGAGCTTGAAAAGGCGCATATTACAATAACCCGGGACAATCCTGATTACGTCATTGTCGGTGAAACGGAAAAATATGATTATGCGAAGATAGTGGAGGCCACCCTGCTCATCGGTGAAGGGTCCCGTTTCATTGCTACCAATCCTGATATCACCGGTCCGACGGAACGCGGCCCGGTTCCTGCCTGCGGAGCCCTGGTCGCGCCCATTGAAAAAGTCACCGGCATGGCCCCCTACTTTCTCGGCAAGCCCAATCCGGCCATGATGTACTGGGCCCGGAAAAAGCTCGGGGTGCACTCGGCTAGCTGTTTCATGATCGGCGACCGGATGGATACCGATATCATTGCCGGTATTGAATCGGGCATGACCACCTGTCTCGTCCTATCGGGGATTACGACCCGTGAGATGGCCCACCGGTTTCCCTATCAACCCGATTATATTTTCATGAACATTGGGGAAATAGATCCCGATTCCATCCTTCCCCGCCGGGACCGGGTCGAATAA
- a CDS encoding MBL fold metallo-hydrolase — MKIEFLGAAKTVTGSSFIISDADFTIMVDCGMFQGTTQIRERNYFHQNYIPKKIDALLLTHAHIDHSGLIPKLVKNGFYGNIYATKATADLCSIMLPDSGHIQEMDAAFINKKNLKLGRKPVDPLYTGEDAVESLKNFVPVAYDEVIQVHPRVEVRFRDAGHILGSSFIEMWIDEGNNKTKIVFSGDIGPKEQAIICDPAIVEEADILLMESTYGDRLHKNKTDTYQEFKDIIIEAYNKKGNIIIPAFAIERTQEIIYTLSKLFKENQIPTMPVYIDSPLAISATEIFKKNKDLFDEEMRKRILSGDSPLAFPNLHYTRSTDESKWLNTEAKGSIIISANGMCTAGRIKHHLKYNLFRPESSIVFVGYQAEGTLGRRLIEGAKQVRVYGTDVSVKAQIHTLGGFSAHADQEGLTSWVKNIKNPKLKVFVIHGEEQSARTFADKLHNEFGLMTHVPDWGETIDPATMKSEVATFTAMDTTPGLDSEIDKLSQTFKVLIDKYNKVKSTKKAGEMQKIQEDVHDAQALLKMIIDEM, encoded by the coding sequence ATGAAAATAGAATTTCTCGGAGCGGCTAAAACAGTCACCGGCTCATCATTTATTATAAGCGACGCGGATTTTACCATCATGGTTGACTGTGGCATGTTCCAGGGGACAACGCAGATTCGTGAACGAAATTACTTCCATCAGAATTATATCCCGAAGAAGATAGACGCATTGCTACTGACCCACGCCCATATCGACCACAGCGGACTCATCCCAAAACTTGTAAAAAACGGTTTCTATGGAAACATCTATGCGACCAAGGCAACAGCGGACCTCTGTTCCATCATGCTTCCCGACAGCGGCCATATCCAGGAAATGGACGCGGCTTTCATAAACAAGAAAAATCTGAAACTCGGCCGCAAACCGGTGGATCCTCTCTACACCGGCGAAGATGCTGTTGAGTCTTTAAAAAATTTTGTTCCTGTCGCGTATGATGAAGTAATCCAGGTTCATCCCAGGGTGGAAGTCAGGTTCCGGGACGCTGGCCATATTCTGGGGTCATCCTTTATCGAAATGTGGATCGATGAAGGAAATAATAAGACAAAAATTGTCTTTTCCGGCGACATCGGACCAAAGGAACAGGCCATCATCTGCGATCCGGCGATCGTTGAAGAAGCCGATATACTCCTGATGGAATCAACCTACGGCGATCGTCTCCATAAGAATAAAACCGACACCTATCAAGAATTCAAGGATATCATCATTGAGGCATACAATAAAAAAGGAAATATTATCATTCCTGCCTTTGCCATTGAAAGGACCCAGGAGATCATCTATACTCTTTCCAAGCTTTTTAAGGAAAACCAGATACCGACCATGCCGGTATATATCGATTCACCCCTTGCCATATCAGCTACGGAAATCTTTAAAAAGAACAAAGACCTGTTTGATGAAGAGATGCGGAAACGGATACTTTCCGGCGACAGTCCCCTGGCATTCCCCAATCTCCATTATACCCGGTCAACCGATGAATCCAAATGGCTCAATACCGAAGCGAAGGGCTCCATCATCATTTCAGCGAACGGCATGTGTACCGCCGGCCGCATCAAGCATCATCTGAAATACAATCTCTTCCGACCTGAATCGAGCATCGTCTTCGTCGGCTACCAGGCCGAGGGCACTCTGGGCCGCCGCCTCATTGAAGGGGCGAAACAGGTCCGTGTATACGGCACGGACGTATCGGTAAAAGCCCAGATCCACACCCTCGGTGGATTCTCCGCCCATGCCGACCAGGAAGGCCTGACATCATGGGTCAAAAACATCAAAAATCCGAAACTCAAGGTTTTTGTAATCCACGGCGAAGAGCAATCCGCGCGGACCTTTGCCGACAAGCTCCACAACGAGTTTGGCCTTATGACCCATGTGCCGGACTGGGGCGAAACCATTGATCCGGCGACAATGAAGAGCGAGGTGGCGACCTTTACTGCTATGGATACGACACCCGGCCTTGATTCAGAGATTGACAAACTTTCCCAGACATTTAAAGTTCTTATCGATAAGTATAATAAAGTGAAAAGCACGAAAAAAGCGGGAGAAATGCAGAAAATCCAGGAAGATGTTCACGATGCACAGGCGTTATTGAAAATGATCATTGATGAAATGTAG
- the ruvC gene encoding crossover junction endodeoxyribonuclease RuvC, protein MRVLGIDPGYGILGWAVVEKSERLIDYGIISTESGSSIEDRLFEIHSRLTEIIELHNPDHAAIEKLFFVKNITTGIDVAKAIGAVILTLKLKNISYCEYTPSQIKQAITGYGKAGKEQMKFMIKSIFNLREIPTPDDAADAAAIALCHSLRQNNPK, encoded by the coding sequence GTGAGGGTCCTCGGCATAGATCCCGGCTATGGCATACTGGGCTGGGCTGTGGTAGAAAAAAGCGAACGTCTGATAGATTACGGCATTATTTCAACTGAATCGGGTTCATCCATCGAGGACCGCCTGTTCGAGATTCATTCAAGACTTACGGAAATAATAGAGCTGCACAATCCTGATCATGCAGCCATTGAAAAACTTTTTTTTGTAAAAAACATCACCACCGGCATTGATGTGGCAAAAGCGATCGGTGCCGTGATCCTCACTCTCAAACTGAAAAATATCAGTTACTGTGAATATACCCCCTCCCAGATCAAGCAGGCCATTACCGGTTACGGCAAGGCCGGCAAAGAACAGATGAAATTCATGATAAAATCGATTTTTAATCTTCGCGAAATCCCTACCCCTGACGATGCTGCTGACGCGGCAGCCATAGCCTTATGCCATTCCCTCAGACAGAACAATCCGAAATAA
- a CDS encoding YebC/PmpR family DNA-binding transcriptional regulator, translated as MSGHSKWATIKRKKGSLDAKRGALFTKIIREITVAAKNGGDDINSNPRLRTAITKAKANNMPNDNIERAIKKGTGTLEGVTYEEIQYEGYGPGGVAIMVSCLTDNRNRTTAEVRAAFTKHGGNLGETGSVGYLFNRKGYMLIEAGQTTEDAVMELLMDNNVEDIKTEDGNIEVVTPPDGYNEVHDVLGNKEFKLIEDEITFIPQTTVTLDEKKGSQCLRLIEVLEDLDDVQNVYSNYDIPDDVMMKISEAQ; from the coding sequence ATGTCCGGTCATTCCAAGTGGGCAACCATCAAGAGGAAAAAAGGATCCCTAGACGCAAAACGCGGGGCCCTTTTTACCAAGATAATCCGAGAGATTACCGTTGCCGCCAAAAACGGCGGAGATGATATAAACTCAAACCCGCGGCTCAGGACCGCCATTACCAAGGCCAAGGCCAATAACATGCCCAACGATAACATAGAACGGGCGATAAAAAAGGGCACCGGGACCCTCGAGGGAGTAACCTATGAGGAGATACAGTATGAAGGATATGGCCCCGGCGGCGTCGCCATCATGGTGAGTTGTCTCACAGATAACCGCAACCGTACCACGGCTGAGGTAAGGGCCGCCTTTACCAAGCATGGAGGCAACCTCGGTGAGACCGGGTCAGTGGGCTATCTTTTCAACCGCAAGGGATACATGTTGATCGAGGCCGGGCAGACCACCGAGGACGCGGTCATGGAGCTTCTCATGGACAATAATGTTGAGGATATCAAGACCGAAGACGGCAACATCGAGGTAGTGACTCCTCCCGACGGTTACAATGAAGTACACGATGTGCTGGGGAATAAGGAATTCAAGCTCATTGAAGATGAAATAACCTTCATACCTCAAACAACTGTTACGCTGGACGAGAAAAAAGGATCCCAATGCTTAAGGCTCATTGAAGTACTGGAAGACCTTGATGACGTTCAAAATGTCTATTCCAATTATGATATTCCCGATGACGTCATGATGAAGATCAGCGAGGCGCAGTGA
- a CDS encoding tetratricopeptide repeat protein — MSIKKLAITLAAAVICFLLTIPALSQVAESEDYISHYSNGNYAKSLEIINKRLNDFYLTRVDDKRIPTGFITMKNVMKDVDLKMLFRNRKAEPFFIEDKPDVSSLHLYAARNYFKLTNFDYSLNHYIQCLRFKKIEDKKDDIIYYEISQIFKKRNHFTAYIDVLETASSLNMDNFDYSLELGRALYRTGMKKRAIYHLERYLSGTDKPLSPELYLMLGNLYEDIAKYLETEKYYIKYLEKKPDDGHIQFALGHIAYLRTGNYALALESLNKALQFLPKNEIFKISKTYEYKADISLQELEFDDAVRFYTETISYQEKISVEVKNKKNEIAELTLKIRNLKSNLLKNENFEQYEEYENLMDIKGKKETELRQIENEYTKLNAGKVRWNIASALERMDKLNEAITYYRNAIAFDYKSNQARNKIINLELKIKRGY; from the coding sequence ATGAGTATCAAGAAACTGGCCATCACTCTCGCTGCGGCTGTCATATGTTTCTTACTGACAATTCCCGCCTTATCACAGGTCGCCGAATCAGAGGATTATATCAGTCATTACTCCAACGGGAATTATGCCAAATCCCTTGAGATTATCAATAAAAGGCTCAATGATTTTTATCTGACCCGCGTCGATGACAAGCGTATTCCCACCGGATTCATCACCATGAAAAACGTCATGAAAGATGTCGATCTTAAAATGCTTTTCAGGAACCGCAAGGCTGAACCGTTCTTCATCGAAGATAAACCTGACGTCTCGTCCCTTCACCTGTACGCCGCCCGCAACTATTTCAAGTTAACCAATTTTGATTATTCCCTGAATCACTATATTCAATGCCTGCGTTTTAAGAAAATTGAAGATAAAAAGGATGATATCATTTATTATGAAATATCCCAGATCTTCAAAAAGCGGAACCATTTTACCGCCTATATCGACGTTCTTGAAACAGCCAGTTCCCTCAACATGGATAATTTCGATTACTCCCTGGAGTTGGGCCGTGCCCTGTACAGGACAGGCATGAAAAAACGGGCCATCTATCACCTTGAGAGGTACCTCTCGGGTACCGATAAGCCACTGTCGCCTGAACTCTATCTCATGCTTGGCAATCTCTATGAAGATATTGCCAAGTATCTTGAAACGGAAAAATACTATATCAAATATCTTGAAAAAAAACCGGATGACGGTCATATTCAATTTGCTCTTGGCCATATCGCGTATCTTCGTACCGGGAACTATGCTCTGGCCCTTGAGTCATTGAATAAAGCCCTGCAGTTTCTTCCTAAAAACGAGATATTTAAAATATCCAAAACTTATGAATACAAGGCAGATATATCCTTGCAGGAGCTCGAGTTTGACGATGCCGTTCGGTTTTATACCGAGACCATCTCATACCAGGAAAAAATATCCGTTGAAGTTAAAAATAAAAAGAATGAGATCGCCGAGTTGACCTTGAAAATCAGGAATTTGAAATCAAACCTCCTTAAAAATGAGAATTTTGAGCAGTATGAGGAATATGAAAACCTGATGGACATCAAAGGTAAAAAAGAAACAGAGCTTCGCCAGATTGAGAATGAATATACCAAGCTAAACGCCGGCAAAGTACGATGGAATATTGCCTCTGCGCTGGAACGAATGGATAAGCTGAATGAAGCCATCACGTATTATCGGAACGCCATCGCCTTTGATTATAAATCCAATCAGGCCAGAAATAAAATTATAAATTTAGAGTTGAAAATTAAACGTGGTTATTAA
- a CDS encoding SpoIIE family protein phosphatase, giving the protein MKKRKIPIRRIIFGIRFKFSIIIILAVLLVSTMIGIALLNQHEKKIKDSLQRQGATILEGISDQARIFLVNKHMLSSDQAQTIPPMNRVFMTKQQTEALKKMSTYFSSVIGKEALRDIKEDRILDIAYMVDCNWQDVTIDWKQWDQTHYVYFNRISGDPFMQKNGRNDPLLEPTIINHYMNNIDIGPFIGFASVTDVQEQYKYLFENKPSYVIMGIPIFREKPTLYSEYLEFKRQSPSKATVQQYLEKKKRLPRQFLKNILSQGLHLDYTIELSSEKSRNILLNFLLAKSTVTRLKPAQLQELTEDFNDMMDRNIRNGTITISRTLTIWEEILKKHGIPSFTKAIKARVWSECFQRLTQFEIHVSSDKTLDELARISFRKDLAGVLGLYLYRAKYFPEMVKSENEIINLMISILLRAIFLALLFPTFIIRSIKTLEDGAIEIGKGNLEKEIDIPGSDEIGRLADIFNVMTLNLKKAEDIKIEKVRMEKELLTAQQIQAALLPAALPELKGIEFGAYYSAQTESGGDYYDCIVLDNDQVGITIADVSGHGVGSGLVMAMTRTLLHTYCTKTTNTKKIIESINEYLKNNTASGYFVTMFYGILNLKSLKITYSSAGHFGPIIIRNGKILNLTAGGIALGVIAGETFSKAIDIKEFALQKGDYFVQYTDGVDEAMDADNNEFGLDRFQKTLLASEGKHPQDMIKSVIKEIDKFTGAIPQHDDITMIIFRIP; this is encoded by the coding sequence ATGAAAAAAAGAAAAATACCAATACGAAGAATCATTTTCGGAATCCGTTTCAAGTTTTCCATCATTATTATACTGGCAGTACTCCTTGTATCAACAATGATCGGCATTGCCCTGCTCAACCAGCATGAAAAGAAGATAAAGGATTCCCTGCAGCGACAGGGCGCAACGATTCTTGAAGGCATCTCAGACCAGGCCAGAATATTCCTTGTCAATAAGCATATGCTATCCTCCGATCAAGCCCAAACAATTCCTCCAATGAACCGAGTCTTCATGACGAAACAGCAGACGGAAGCGCTGAAAAAAATGAGCACTTATTTTTCTTCTGTTATCGGCAAAGAAGCTCTTAGAGATATTAAAGAGGACAGAATCCTGGATATCGCCTACATGGTTGATTGCAACTGGCAGGATGTCACAATTGATTGGAAACAGTGGGACCAGACACACTATGTTTACTTTAACCGCATTTCCGGCGATCCCTTCATGCAGAAAAACGGAAGAAATGACCCACTCCTTGAGCCGACCATCATCAATCACTACATGAATAATATAGATATAGGCCCCTTCATCGGTTTTGCCTCTGTCACTGATGTCCAGGAGCAATACAAATATCTTTTTGAAAATAAACCCAGCTATGTAATTATGGGTATACCCATTTTCAGGGAAAAACCGACCCTTTACAGCGAATATCTGGAATTCAAGCGCCAATCCCCCTCCAAAGCAACGGTTCAGCAGTATCTTGAAAAGAAAAAAAGGCTGCCCCGGCAATTCCTCAAAAATATCCTCAGCCAGGGTTTGCATCTCGATTATACTATCGAATTATCCTCGGAAAAAAGCAGGAACATCCTCCTGAATTTTCTTCTGGCCAAATCAACAGTGACCAGGCTGAAACCAGCCCAGTTGCAAGAATTGACCGAAGACTTTAACGACATGATGGACAGGAACATCAGGAATGGAACGATAACCATATCCCGTACATTAACAATCTGGGAAGAGATCCTGAAAAAGCACGGCATCCCCTCCTTTACAAAAGCGATTAAAGCACGGGTCTGGTCAGAGTGCTTTCAGCGTCTTACCCAATTCGAAATCCATGTTTCATCAGATAAAACCCTTGACGAGCTTGCCCGTATTTCCTTCCGCAAGGACCTCGCCGGCGTTCTCGGCCTGTACCTGTACAGGGCCAAGTATTTTCCGGAAATGGTTAAAAGCGAAAATGAAATCATCAATCTCATGATATCGATATTGCTGCGGGCCATTTTCCTCGCTCTCCTCTTCCCCACTTTCATCATCAGATCCATTAAGACACTGGAGGACGGGGCGATTGAGATCGGCAAGGGCAATCTTGAAAAAGAAATCGACATTCCCGGCTCCGATGAGATAGGGAGACTGGCGGATATTTTCAACGTCATGACGTTGAACCTGAAAAAGGCCGAGGATATAAAAATTGAAAAAGTCCGCATGGAAAAGGAATTGCTGACCGCCCAGCAGATACAGGCGGCGCTGCTCCCGGCAGCCCTGCCGGAGCTGAAAGGCATCGAATTCGGAGCATATTATTCGGCCCAAACCGAGTCTGGAGGCGATTATTACGATTGCATCGTTTTGGACAATGACCAGGTCGGCATTACCATTGCCGATGTTTCAGGTCACGGCGTCGGTTCAGGCCTGGTCATGGCAATGACAAGAACGCTGCTCCATACCTATTGCACGAAAACAACCAATACAAAGAAAATAATCGAGAGCATCAATGAATATTTGAAAAATAACACCGCCAGCGGTTATTTCGTAACCATGTTTTACGGAATACTTAACCTTAAATCCTTGAAAATAACCTACTCCAGCGCCGGACACTTCGGACCTATTATTATCAGGAACGGAAAAATACTCAATTTAACTGCGGGGGGCATCGCACTGGGAGTTATTGCCGGCGAAACCTTCTCAAAGGCTATTGACATAAAAGAGTTCGCCTTGCAAAAGGGTGATTATTTCGTGCAATATACGGATGGCGTTGATGAAGCCATGGACGCCGACAATAATGAATTCGGACTGGATCGTTTTCAGAAAACTCTGCTGGCAAGCGAAGGCAAACATCCGCAGGATATGATAAAATCAGTCATCAAAGAAATAGATAAATTCACCGGCGCCATACCGCAGCATGATGATATTACCATGATAATCTTCAGAATACCATAA